From Echinicola soli, a single genomic window includes:
- a CDS encoding DUF294 nucleotidyltransferase-like domain-containing protein has product MSNVIVNRVKEFLHRYPPFSFLSDTLLESVAREVELMYFTKGEYIFRKGNPASPHFFVLKEGSVYLTEEDSGKMVVKDYCDEGEVFGVLALLGQRPYVLNGYVAEDSLLYAVPVDVFDTVLKENSEVSLYFAAGFAAGQVVVRTDLSQSQKARKLLRDASSDHGLSLFMEKRKLNFPTEVLSCKQGTRVGEAAKKMQLKDVGSIVVVNQQDFPVGIITDKDIRNRLVASGLAYDVEVDQIMTRPVLTMHHESDFPGIYLTMIKNRLHHLVLTEDGTDKSKMTGIISDHDVFLSHGNSPAVLIHGLMNTWDVQEMKGIRDRAESLLGYFLENEVAIDFVASILSEINDVIIRRAVFLARKKLDKDYQEESKVPFCFLSLGSEGRQEQLLRTDLDNALVFKDVEEDKLPRTKAYFEALSQDVIQTLIACGFHPCPNEVMANNPKWCQPLAVWKEYFSHWVNLPEEESLMKATIFFDFRAVYGAKSLAEDMTHHIYQVIEERKTFLGFLAKNALLNPPPLGFFKNFIVEKSGEHQDQFDIKLRAMMPLADAARLLILSHKVLGINNTFDRFEKLALLEPKNAALYEEAASAYEIFLRLRALEGIASGTSGRYITPRSLGKLQRQLLKNAFAPIHQIQEVLTIRFQTDYIPK; this is encoded by the coding sequence ATGTCAAATGTCATTGTCAATCGGGTAAAGGAGTTTCTCCATAGGTATCCGCCATTCAGTTTTCTGTCAGATACATTGCTGGAAAGTGTCGCCAGGGAGGTAGAACTGATGTATTTCACCAAAGGGGAATATATTTTCAGAAAAGGAAATCCGGCCAGCCCCCATTTTTTTGTGCTCAAAGAAGGATCTGTTTATCTGACGGAAGAAGACTCCGGAAAGATGGTGGTGAAGGATTATTGTGATGAAGGGGAAGTCTTTGGTGTGTTGGCCCTTTTGGGGCAACGCCCTTATGTGCTCAATGGCTATGTGGCAGAAGACAGTTTGCTCTATGCAGTTCCGGTAGATGTTTTTGACACCGTGCTTAAGGAAAACAGCGAAGTCAGTCTGTACTTTGCGGCGGGATTTGCCGCAGGGCAAGTAGTGGTCAGAACGGATCTTTCCCAGTCCCAAAAAGCCAGAAAGCTACTCCGGGATGCCAGTTCCGACCATGGCCTTTCCCTGTTTATGGAAAAGCGCAAATTGAACTTCCCTACCGAAGTGTTGAGTTGCAAACAAGGTACCCGGGTTGGAGAGGCTGCAAAAAAGATGCAGCTAAAGGATGTTGGCTCCATTGTGGTGGTGAATCAGCAGGATTTTCCCGTAGGCATCATTACAGATAAGGATATTAGAAACCGATTGGTAGCATCTGGTCTGGCTTATGATGTGGAGGTGGATCAAATCATGACCAGGCCGGTATTGACCATGCATCACGAAAGTGACTTTCCCGGCATTTACCTGACCATGATCAAGAACCGCTTGCATCACTTGGTGCTCACCGAGGACGGTACGGACAAAAGTAAAATGACGGGGATCATCTCCGATCACGATGTGTTTTTGTCCCATGGCAACAGCCCCGCGGTGTTGATTCACGGACTTATGAATACCTGGGACGTGCAGGAAATGAAAGGTATCCGTGACCGGGCGGAATCGTTATTAGGCTATTTTCTGGAAAATGAAGTGGCCATAGATTTTGTCGCAAGCATCTTGTCAGAAATCAATGATGTGATCATCAGAAGGGCGGTATTTTTGGCCAGGAAAAAACTGGATAAAGATTACCAGGAGGAAAGTAAAGTGCCATTTTGTTTCCTGTCGCTGGGAAGTGAAGGAAGGCAGGAACAGTTATTACGCACTGACCTGGACAATGCCCTGGTTTTTAAGGATGTCGAAGAGGATAAGTTGCCGCGTACCAAAGCCTATTTTGAGGCCCTGTCCCAAGACGTGATTCAGACGTTGATTGCCTGTGGCTTCCACCCCTGTCCAAATGAAGTGATGGCAAATAACCCTAAATGGTGCCAACCACTTGCTGTCTGGAAGGAATATTTCAGCCATTGGGTGAACCTTCCCGAGGAAGAATCATTAATGAAGGCGACGATTTTCTTTGATTTTAGGGCCGTTTATGGTGCCAAGTCCTTAGCCGAAGATATGACGCATCATATTTACCAAGTCATCGAGGAGCGGAAAACTTTTTTGGGTTTTCTGGCAAAAAATGCATTGCTCAATCCCCCACCATTGGGCTTTTTCAAGAATTTTATCGTGGAAAAATCCGGGGAACACCAGGATCAGTTTGACATCAAACTCCGGGCGATGATGCCATTGGCAGACGCTGCACGCTTACTTATCCTGAGCCATAAAGTACTGGGAATCAATAATACCTTCGATCGTTTTGAGAAGCTCGCTTTGCTGGAACCAAAGAATGCGGCACTTTATGAAGAAGCAGCCAGTGCGTATGAGATATTTTTGAGGCTAAGGGCATTGGAGGGGATTGCCAGTGGTACATCCGGTCGGTACATCACTCCACGGTCACTGGGCAAGCTACAGCGGCAATTGCTCAAAAATGCTTTTGCACCCATCCATCAAATACAGGAAGTGCTTACAATCCGATTTCAAACCGATTATATTCCAAAATGA